gaacttctaacactaggttacttttaacctgcagttcggttgggaacttggttgcgttgaagtttgcgaactaaccgaacacacaagatgtacccaaataaattgttaagttcaaagttcggttacctaccattttatcctaggtaaccgaacattacactgtacgaccaaaacctccattaacgagcgagtttggtaacttgcgtgtttggaaaacgtaactgaactacactttcaggtgtgttcggttacatgttcttgacatatggtaaccaaactgacccaaatctacataaaattttcattttttttgaaagtttggagcaattcaaccaacattatctaagtttgaagcacacctgggtacccaaatacccttcctccagttgtggttggtaaaatccatcgtttttcatgttttccttcttcatcttctctaactctactttctcaataattctacttctttaaaaaaaatcatctgattttttaatctcactaattatctttaacttaatcatctcactaatcattgcactaactattattaacactaactaatcatcacccaaaagtaatcaggagggtaatttaggtattaatataaatatccatctaaggggtgacctagatttacttctaatgtctttacccaacaTAAAACCATGGCCCCCAAAAatatcatggtccccaaaaaatcgtttttttttttacttgttaGTTGTTAGTGGGTAATAATTACCTATCAACCAAAATCTTCGATAGGCCCAAAATCAACTTCATTGCTTTTTACATGTTTCACTGTTTGGCAGCAAGAAGCAAAATGCGCCTTTGTGACCAAAATTTGCTCTGACATGCAAAATTCATTTTCAATGGTTCTGGCATACCGCCTTTTAAACAAAGCTAAAACCGTTACTCACAGAAAAGGAGGTGGGGCATGAGGATTTTGCGGGGGCcagcttttttttttgctaggaaaaAAGAATTTCATTACTCAGAAAGAGTTTACAATATTAGGGAGAAAATAGGGACGGTTGTTTTCATCTCATACTCCTGAAACATTTTCAATTCTATTGTGCTTAGCAGCTATGTCTGCAGCACCATTAAGCGATCTTTTGACATGTTTGAATTTAACAAAATGAATATTATTTAAAAGCAATAAACAGTCATCTAGGACTGAGTGGGAGGTCCAACTAGTTTGGCCTCTGTTATCATTAAGGTATGCCACAACATTTTTGGCATCACTGACTAGATAGACATCTTGCAGATTTCTCTCCTTGATCCATTTGGCAGCTGCCAGAAGAGCTTCACTCTCAGCATCTTCAGAGCTTGCTTTCCTTCCTGATTCTAATTTGCAGCCTTTGAATTCACCTGCAGTATCCATAGCCACAATTCAAATTCCAAATTTATTAGTATCTTTGTCAAAAGAAGCATCACAAAATAAGATTAAACTATTTCGTGAAATTAGTTGCAACAAAAAAGAATTATTGTCCTAAACTGAAATAATAGGATTAGAAATGGGAATAGGCCCTAGATGGTTGGAAATATCTGCAAATATTCTAATTGCAATTCTAGCTGTATTTGGGGGCTAGGAGTTTTATTGTCGAAGACTTTAGAACACCTGTCCTTCCAAATACACCAAGCGACATTCATAACAGTAACTAGATGGGTTTGTAGATGGTCTGTAGTAAGCCATTTAGTAACCCAGGTTTGAGAGAGGTTTGTGAGAGGgttgatttgattttttgttgGGAGGGCGGTACGCCCagaatttttttattcattttattGTTCCAATTTATCTCGTGGCTTATTACATACGTAGTGATAAAAAAGCAGCCTATTGATCAAATACCCAAAACATGACTTGCAGTTTTATATCAAAAATATTACTCCTCCTAATACCTTGATTCAACCCCATCACCGAAAAATTTACCCTATAATGTATATAATATTTTTTCGATATGAAAAAAGTTTGTCTGGTTTTGTTTTTAAGAAAGGACCTATATTTTATTGATTCGAATACCTCATTCAACTTGTGGTTTGTAGGATTACATAGATGAGGTGTTAGATAAGCACAATCTCTTGTTTGATTATGATATATTGCAAATTGACACAACAAGCGTGCAATGTGATTTACATTCACAGAACTAAACAATATGGAAGAGGTTAATAGAGGTCTTGATCCTACAAGTGATAAATTTGATGCTCCAAACCTTTGTCTTCAAATTAATTTCCGAATCACATACCTTTGTGTCGTCCATCAGAGAAGAATTTTTACTAACAGAGTTTTTCTTCAAATATTGTCTCTACAATCTCATCAATCCAGACTAGTATAAGGAAGAACATAGAAAATATGTTACGTTGGACGAAATCTGATTTTCTTATTAATATGGAAAATTATTCAGGAACTTCTGTTACAAAAGTCTGAATACCAGACTGATTTTGATATCATAGAATCCTATTAGAAAACCCCAAAGACAATAATAAACAGTTGTATAAGCGTAACGAAGTAATATATGGCATGTAGTAGCTATTGATAAAATTTATTGGAATCAACCAAgaaaaattgaaatttaaaaccTAAATATTGCAAGAACACaatatttttgttaaaaaaataaaacaacaaactaCTATTTCCCATATTTACTTAGTGAATCTAAAATCCCAGACCCAAAACCAAGTAAATCTAGTTAAGCACGAAATATAGGTCATACAAGAATTaggataattgttttggaaaAACGGTTATGCAGggcgagagagagagatatttgtTAGATCatggctcggtcgaactcacaattgttattatatcaagcttgttgtcaaatttgattgtgaaaattatttcttgatttctagtctcaaattagttaagtctcggaattagataaaaatgtagttgagaaactgtggatcacggcagtcatcattgtgTTTTACTGTTTGAATGCGAAGATCAGCCGAAGCTTATggagaacttcataaacaaaaggtaagtgaagactgaaccacctatttctctaGTTATACTCACTTTTTTTTAtcattgagacgatgtcgcataactaattagactattatgcatacacaagaatttcgagtcaagtttatcttggtaattagttctcgaaatataatgactaagcttaatgaacatttgttcatacttgatgaatttcggttaaggacaattttattgttcggaatcaaaatcatgattcaagttttatcattcgaaaatagcctggaatagtgATTTGCGTCATTGATGTTAATTATTCGGGAACGttttgaatcgatttagagagaaatataaaattaatatatattcagatacaagacaatgttatcagtcttacaaactgggaaaactgttataagtctgaacccgtattacatgtaatCATACACGTAGCGGGGTAGCTATATATGTACATATCGACTTTcaaatttttggtacgcatattcttatgtatatcatatTAAAAATCTGCTCAATTCGTGAACCGTATCGGTATGCCTACTCGTACATGCAAACCAGTTTGGAACTGTGGTTACGTAACCGGAATTAGTATCCAAACTGGTTTgcaaaccaaaatagttatgtgttcccAAACTCGGTTTAGTACCCATaccggtacgcaaaccaaaatagttctgtgaactccggaaccatCCATAgccttaaggtttccaaaccgatacgcatacctaaatagttttgttgactccggaacttggtttggttaaataTTTACAAATCGGTACACGTAATTTGACTGACCTGAGTCACGAAAATcaatggtatttgtactttgtgcatttactaaccatgtcgattattttcaagtgcgattaaattatttctacgaaatAATTAGCATTTGAGTAATTCTagaaaacactagacttatttaatcacatgattgtgactcaagattaatatctgaagtgttcatgaaaatgagtattaagcttttaaattctaatcggctagtttcggctaaccacattgaacatagtctttgtacacggtacGGTTACgtttttacctaaccagagtgtatatcttgattatataaatcatattcaaagattcatctaatggtggatattgtttactTGGTTTCAACCTATCTtaattagcttaaacctaaagcaacatatgctttgaatgtccaTAAAAGGGGAACTTAAGCAACTGGATCTTTGAATCtaatgttgatgaagttcctccaagcgcccctcagtagatcttcgtcttcaatcgatgaacgccgtgaagtctaaatctcaacaaCAAATTATATTATAATCCGAgacatggctataagtagactacaaatcaagacatagttttgatcacctaaaattgacaaacaagcttgagatagaaacgcttgcgagttcgaccgagcagtgctctaacaataataaaAAAGGTGTCCTCCACGGGAGACCAAATTTGTTAACTTATTGGATTTCCAAGTCATACTAGTAGGATTGGCAATTTCCATTCCTTCTCATGGGCTAGCTTCGTCCATACAAAATAGGTTCTAGTAGTTCATTTTATTGCATCTAGGCTACCATTTACTGTCAAATGACATCTTTATAATCTCCTTCTACTCTATATGATTTTAACATATTCATTCGTGgattttcatatatttttttaatgatcTTAACATTAATCACTTCAATCGGTTACTCTACAACACATATAATTACTTAAGAACCGAAACATATGCCAGAGTGGAGTAAGATATAAAACCTGGTTAGTTTGAGGGTCATTGGTATTATTTGAGGGCCATTGATATtatttgaggcatactcaatttTTCTCACATTCTGAAACTAAGATATGAGGTGTATAATTTAAGCAAAAATACTAAATTACCCTCATCACTCTAAATATATAGGATGCAAAGTTTTCATCACATTCGGAAAATATTAAATACcttaaacaacaacaaaaaacttcATATTTTCCAATCATTCATAATCATGAAAATCGTAATCCCAACTTTTTATCCAACTTCAATATCACAGATTCAATTAAAGTAATTCTCTGTTAACCCCTTATATTAACATCGTTCTTCATTTATTATACTTGTACAAGTGAATATCTGTAAATTAAAATTTAAGAATACTAGCTAGAATCGGTCCATGTAGGTCGCTCGTATATGCCGATTCCGGTTATGTTCTTCATGTCCATGAAGAACATGCAATGAAATCGACATATAAGATACGCCTGCATCCACCGGTTATGGTGATGTTATTCATTTCCAAATAGCACAACTCAAATTGGAGTATAAGATATTTCTACATCGACTGATTCTTTGTATATGATTACTCTGTAGAGGAATAACTCCATAAATGAATAAAAAATTATGATTCCGATACTTGgcttaatatttttaaaaattaAGAATAATTGTGTAACGCCAATTCTACTTTGTAATAGGGGCTTCACTATATTCgttgtcttatttattttttttaaatattattcATGTATCTGATATGCGGATTGTGttcacttttattttatttttgttttctccatTAGAATCTGTGGGAATGCAAGTGTATTATCCATCAATTGTAtcggtattttttttttctgaagattTTTCCAGTTACCACTGACTCCGtggtattattttttttggagttttcacCACGAAGAATCAATGAATGTGGATATCTTATCTATTGATTTTGTGGTATTCATTCTTCTAAAGTTGTCTTTGATAAGAATTGACTGATTTGCATGTGTCTTATCTACCGGTTATGTGGATACTATTTTCGAAACTGTTATTCTCTGGTAATAATTATATCTTTGTTTTTGGATTTACTTTTAGTAGATATGGATAATAGAAAGTAACAAAAGATGTTATTATCGAGCTACTGAACAAGAAAATGTGGATAGTAAGTCTGAGAACATTGTTCAAAGCTTATGCAAGTTTTTCTACAGAGTCGAGACCAAATTAGAAAATGCTAAAATCGGTTAATCAACTTACTCATGAATAGCTTAGTGAGCTTATTAGATGTGAAAAACGTAATAGAAACTGTATTGCAATGTGGAGTGAACATGAGACAGAGTTGAAGAAGAAGCATGGGCTGCTGCAACAAATGATGGTGGTGTTCCTGCCAATGCGGCTGCTCCCTGGTATCTAATACTTAGAAAAGTAAGTAAAACTGATTTTTATAATAGCAAATTTGCTTTTCTAATGAAGTTTGTAAAAATCAACCAGTCGTAAAAGTAGCTAATAGCGGGTTTGGACACTAGAAGCGGAAATGCATCCGCTTCTCCAAAAGCCGAAATCAGAAGtagaaattaataaaaaaaactatttaATTTCGCATAagattaatttttcaatttttaaaagtCATTTTAAAATAACCAATGTCGCTTTGATTTCCTGAAGGCAAAAAAAACATGCCGTATCCGAACAAgctataaatctaaaaaaaaatattgtgcaCTAGGAATACACCCGCCGGGTGCCCAGCCAGAGTAGCAGGCGGGCCTATCGTACAAAGTAGGTCCATCGAAAAATACATTTCACCCACAAGTCATATCACGTGACCAAAACACACTATATCCTGCTTGCCGGCGTTGTTTAGTACCAGAGATCTGAGAGACAGCAGAGGAGACTAGAGAGTGTTTCGATCACACCTACCGATCAAACCCTAATATTTTCCCCAATTTCTTCAAATCTACTTTCTAATCGATTAATTTCTTGTTCAATTCTTCTTCGAATGGCTTCAAATGGAACTGAAAACAGCTTGGAGAAGATTAAAAAGCAGCTCGCATCAAGTTCTGGCAAGAATTTGTTGCAAGGTCCAATCCTTAAACGTTCTGAAACGGTAAATAAATAAAGggtttctttgttttttcttatAGTTCAGTTTTCTTATTCTTGAAGGTCCGattgaatttcttcatttttgaGCTCCATTTGTTGAATTAGAGGCTACTGATTACCTAATTTGGTTTAGTTCAATACAATAGATGTTCAGCATGAGACTGTACTGCTCACCTGCATCACCTTGAGCTGCCTTGTTGAAATATATGCTTTAAATTGCCTTGTAGTTTCTGAATTTGAGTTTGTACATCACTTTGAGGCGGGGCATTGGTTGATTCACTGATTGTATTTATTGTCAAGTGTTAGACATTTTTCGCTtattgtgtttttttctttttcttttctgacTCGTAGTTCGTTTAATGAACAGTTGAGAAAATGGAATGAGAGATGGATGATCTTAGACCCAACCACTGGAAAAATGGAATACAAGTATGATGTTTCTCTCTTCAGTTATGTTGTTTAGTCAGTAGTGTGTCATTCTAACTAAGTACTGTATTGTGTTCTAACTATCTGTTTGTGGTGCTGCAGGACTCGGAGAAATGAGACGGTTGTCAAGGGGTCTATTATATTTGATGCAAACAGCACAATTACACTATCTCCTGTGAATTTCCAGTAAGATTGATACTGTCTAACTTGTGTGTACTGAGCTAAATATATTCATAGTGAGCAATTTTTATATTTCTTGGATGACTgctgatatgttgtctttctctACATGTTGCAGTGGACTACCAAAGTACGATGGTTGTTGTTTCTGTATCCTCATGAACTAAGATCTTATTTTGGCCATATAGAGATGATTAGCATCATTTATTCTGTTTTTGAATCTGGCGATCCGATGTTTGGGATCTTAATTGTAGAAACTTCTCTGCTTGATTTTAGTTCCATAAGAATTGTTATGTTGTATCTTAACTACTGTTTGCTAGATATTGGAACGCCACAGAAAAATGAGTACTATCTTTGTGCTGAAACTCCCGGTGCTGCTCGCGCTTGGGTATCAACTTTACAGTAAGTTTCTTTAGATATCTTCTGCTTATTGCTTTGTTGCCTAAAAAAGTTCCCAATACAATGCTATTAAACTGAATTACTATAATTTGAAGCTGAAGCTAATAGATGATGCCCGAGTggttccttttttcttttctttagggGATTTGGTTTTTGAGTGAGAAGTCAATCATGAATTAGGTTTAACTGAATTAGGACGTGTAAAGAACCAGATGCTTGCTTTTTAATGTCATACTCATATGAGTTAAGATTACTTTTGTATTGAGGGTCTGTACCATTTGCAACTCTTCTTACATGGACTTCTCTTCTTGTTCTCCCCACAGAGCAACCCAGCTGGTACTTAAAGCCCATAAAGAAGCTGTGAATTCCTTAAGCGGGAATGGTTCTGCACAATTGGGAACAGTTGCAACGGTGGTTGCTGCTGCAAACTCAACAGCGCTGGAGTCTACTAAAGAAATTGAAGCAGCCATGAGAATATCTATGAGGGCAGCTCTAGGGAACATGATGGGAAGTAGACCAGCTGACGCTCAAATGGATGATACGGCAATCATGATGGTATATTGTTGCAGCCAACGTGCCTGCATTGCATCTTCTCTGTTGACTGTGCATATGCTGTCGATCAGACGTTTGTTTCTTTTATTGGAGACGCCTTTGAAATGTCTTGTGGATGTTGTCAGGTTTCATCTATCTCATATCTGAAATATCCCATCTCTTACGATTCCATGGTTATAATTCCACAGGAAACTCTAAGAGTGAAGGACGAGGAATTACAAAAGTTGGCTAGAGAGCTTCGTTCAAGGGATTCAACGATTAAAGAATTGGCAGAGAAACTATCTGAAACTGCTCAAGCTGCTGAGGCTGCGGCTTCTGCAGCATATGCAATGGATGGACAAAGAAAGATCGTTTGTACAGAAATTGAGCGTCTGAAAAAGGATTCAGAACAGCAGCTGGAGTCATCCATGTCCAAGGTGTTAAAACATTCTTACCTTGGCTCTACCACTTCAATGTATTATATAACCTGGTAGTGCAAGTTATTAAAAAACTCTTTTCACAAACTTCATCTTAAAAGCTCTTTTCCACTTTTTGACGGGATTTAGTATAAATCTCAGGATAAGAGTGCCATGGGATAGGTTAAGTTTAGTATACTTAGATGCCTGGTCAGTACGCTATTTGACCTCCTATCTTTGATTTTATCTTACTAGTGATATCTGATGACTATCTCTAGGTAACTTGATCAAACAATGCCCTGTTTCACCCCTCAGTTTGCATTTGTATTTCCATCTTCTTACATTTGAATCATTGGTAGTTTTTCATCACCACTGCTAACAATTTGACTCTCCTTTGATATTTGCTTTGTAGTTGAGAGCGTCTGGAGAAAAATTTACAGTTCTGCTTAAAGAGCGCGAGCAATTGTTGCAGCAAACAGATTCTGCACTTAAAGAAGCACAATTATGGCGTACTGAACTTGGTAAAGCTAGAGAGCAGGTTGTTATATTAGAAGGGGCGGTTGTTCGAGCAGAAGAGAGGGCTAGGCTTGCGGATGTAGATGCTGAAGCCAGGGTAAAAGATGCTATGGAGAAACAGTTGGctgctttaaaagaaaaagaagagctTCTTGCATATGTTCAGATGTTGCAAGCACAATTCCAAAGGTTTCATATTTTCCTTTACTGACTTTTGGTTCGGTCTCCGAATACGATAACTAAATGTAGGTGATATTAATAACTTCCATAATTTGCTTGTGACAGACAACAAGGAGAAATGAAGCAAGTATCTGAAGAAGAAGAGACCAAATCCTGCTCTGTCTCTGACAGCCTTCCTTTAACAAAGCACGTCGATTTGTCAGAGGAAAATGTTGATAAAGCATGTCTTAGCGTTTCAAGATCAGTCCCACATACAGATGATCAAGAAAGCCTTCGTTCAATAGGAGACGGAGAATGGAATGACATTCAAGCAACAACAAATTCAAGAATAGAAGACGTCAGAGAAATAGCCCCGgaagcagaagaaagaagaagtcttGATATTTCGGTCGTGAGTTTACCTGTTGATAATCATGACCACCATGAGCCGCATGATGATAACTCTTTTCATCAGCCTTGAAATATTTACGGCGTAACATATTTTCAGAAGTCTTGGATTTGATTGGTACATCTACTGCGAAATAAGTTTGTTTCTTTGTTGTTCCAACTTTGTGCTTGGTATATGGATGTTCCTGTTTTGTCATAGGGTATATTGTTTATGGCTTTATTGATTAGCTTACAGTAGTACATAGCTTTAAACAGAATGTATACCGATATTCGCTAATTAAACTTGAAGGGTTTGCTCGATACTATTTGCGCAGAAAAATTTAACTTCAAAATCTGTTTATTAAATTTAAGTTCTATAAAGTTTGCAAATCAAAGAACTTAGATTTCTACTACCATTATCAGAAAGGAGGTTCAGCAAAAGAATCACTAAAGGTACTACTGATCTCTTTACAAGTATATCAAATCGCTAACTCATTTCGTATCTTCGAGGATGAACTTTAAGCTCACAGCACCATAACTGACATCCCACCAGCACCAAGAAGAACAGCAACATATGATTCGACTTTAAGCTTCATCTCGTATCTTTGAGGATGAACTTTTAAGCCCACAGCGCCATGACTGACATCCCACCAGCACCAAGAAGAACAGCAACATATGACTTCAGTTGAAGCTTTATACTCCCTTGCAATTTTCGACCCATAAAATCTGCTGCTAGTAGGTCTACCAATGCCATATAAATCAAGAGCCCCGCTGATGCACCGTTTAAAAGTCCTTCAGTGATCAAAGCATGAGGACTACTTTCTTTGTAAGATTTCGATATCAAGAGCCCAACAAGAATCCCTAATGGTGTTGTTGTCGCAAAGAAAAAGGCCATTAGAGATTTCTTCAACAATGTGTATTCAGCCTGCACATCAGAAATTCACAATCAGTTATATTTGCAGCATACGCTGGAGCAATTCAATGGGTACATTTTAAGGTTTATGCAGCAGCATTACCTGGAGAATGCAACCACCAAGACCCATGCCTTCAAACATTTGGTGGAAACACAATGCAGCAACAAGAGGTTTTATGCTACAGACATTGCTTGAAGCTCCCAAAGAAATCCCTATCACCACCGAGTGGACTACAATTCCGCACTCAAGTACCTgcagaaacaaaacaaaacaaaaaaaaacaaaaatcaataccagcaaatttgaaaattttgtcttacaatttataaaaataaaatttgcgGATTACATACCACAGCGATAACACGATAACGCGTCAATTGAGCACTGGCCACATCACCTGCCATAACAAAAGAATGTCCATGACCATGTGAATGGGCATTTCCATTACCATTTGCAATTTCCACATCTCCATTAGTATTACCCTTTTCATTTTCAACTGCATTTTTATTCTGACTGTAACTTGTAAATATCGAATCGATCATCAAAGTAAAAATTGCAGACAACATCGCCACAAAACCAGTGAACGGAAACGTATGCCATGGCTTATCAGGCAAGCAAACAGAAGATAAATCATTGAACGAATCTGGCAAAACGTGCATAAACCCAGTTGCTAAAATAATCCCAGAAGCAAATGCTTTGACAATCGTAAATATATCTCGATCGGGTTGCAACGCTTTAACATTTTTAGTAATCAAGGGCAAATTAACACCAACAATACTAGtgattaatattgcaaagaaggcTATGATTTTGAGAGGAAATGCCTTGGATTTGTTAATACATTTCCCGGTTTCTGATCCGCACTCTGATGGTGGTGCTTCTTCAGCATGAGTTGCCGCTAGGGTTTGTGCTAATAATATGAAGATCATGAAAAGGGTTTTCTTAATCACTGCCATTAATTGAGATTCTGAGAGAGAATTTGGGAAAGAAGAACAAAATCAAAATGTAAAAAATGAAAttgtatttttttcttgtttttctcatCAAGGTTTTGATGAGATTTATAGTATAATTTGGGAAAGAATCAGAGTAGGTTTTACAACTGGCGCTCATGGGTTTGGTGAATTCACCACAAGCTGAGATGACACATGGCAATAATGTTGTGATACGTAGGAATTTATTGTGCCACATAGGAATAAAAAGTGTGGAATTTTGTGGTTGGAGTGTGCATGGGAGGTAAGAGATTTTGTAGGGTTAAATTTGACTTGGGGTTTTCAAAGTGAAATGTGAAAAATCTCATGCTATATTGAATTTGATCTGCGCAATTAGTGATTGCTGATTTGCACAATTAAATGGCCTTCCTAATTAAATGGAGTGAGCATAAAAAGATTACTATTTAATAATTGAACCGTTATAAgtatcaaaatcaaaaatatgatcTTAAAATTcacttttcttttgcttaacctTCGCAAAAATGGCAAGTTTGAGTTGTCAAAGATGGTTTGAATATAGGCCTCTAATTCATAAAGATGATTTTGCCATAATTTCTAGAGTTTTAGTGTTTGATATTCAAGTCAAGGTCCTAATATAAGGATATTTGGGTACCGCAAGCAGAAGAAACAGAAATAAATCTCAAAAATGAAATGTAAAAAACATTTGGTTTCACAAAACATTAATGTTCTTACATTACATATGAAAAAAAATCTGTAAatttattaaattaatttttCTTAACTGTAAAAGACATTCTAAAATTCTAGGATAGTGTGACTTAACTAACTTCTGTCAAACACCATGATAAGTGATGGTTTTTGCATGAGGTGATGTTGGTTAAGTCAAGTCTATGAATGTCGACactatttgattgtttgtttttggCTCATTGAATCTCTACCATTCTTTTTATCGGTACAGCATAAACCACACAAACATGTAAATTCCCATGAACCTACTACAGTAGCCAGCAGTAGCTTGTTTATCAACGGGGAGGGATACACATGAGTATGATCTTA
This is a stretch of genomic DNA from Papaver somniferum cultivar HN1 chromosome 1, ASM357369v1, whole genome shotgun sequence. It encodes these proteins:
- the LOC113313183 gene encoding switch-associated protein 70-like; protein product: MASNGTENSLEKIKKQLASSSGKNLLQGPILKRSETLRKWNERWMILDPTTGKMEYKTRRNETVVKGSIIFDANSTITLSPVNFHGLPKYDGCCFYIGTPQKNEYYLCAETPGAARAWVSTLQATQLVLKAHKEAVNSLSGNGSAQLGTVATVVAAANSTALESTKEIEAAMRISMRAALGNMMGSRPADAQMDDTAIMMETLRVKDEELQKLARELRSRDSTIKELAEKLSETAQAAEAAASAAYAMDGQRKIVCTEIERLKKDSEQQLESSMSKLRASGEKFTVLLKEREQLLQQTDSALKEAQLWRTELGKAREQVVILEGAVVRAEERARLADVDAEARVKDAMEKQLAALKEKEELLAYVQMLQAQFQRQQGEMKQVSEEEETKSCSVSDSLPLTKHVDLSEENVDKACLSVSRSVPHTDDQESLRSIGDGEWNDIQATTNSRIEDVREIAPEAEERRSLDISVVSLPVDNHDHHEPHDDNSFHQP
- the LOC113313193 gene encoding fe(2+) transport protein 1-like codes for the protein MAVIKKTLFMIFILLAQTLAATHAEEAPPSECGSETGKCINKSKAFPLKIIAFFAILITSIVGVNLPLITKNVKALQPDRDIFTIVKAFASGIILATGFMHVLPDSFNDLSSVCLPDKPWHTFPFTGFVAMLSAIFTLMIDSIFTSYSQNKNAVENEKGNTNGDVEIANGNGNAHSHGHGHSFVMAGDVASAQLTRYRVIAVVLECGIVVHSVVIGISLGASSNVCSIKPLVAALCFHQMFEGMGLGGCILQAEYTLLKKSLMAFFFATTTPLGILVGLLISKSYKESSPHALITEGLLNGASAGLLIYMALVDLLAADFMGRKLQGSIKLQLKSYVAVLLGAGGMSVMALWA